A segment of the Georgenia sp. M64 genome:
CAGCTCCACGCCGGCCTGCTCGCCCACGCGGAGCGGCTCGGGCCGGACGAGTTCATCATGCTCAAGCTCACCCCGCCCGAGCGGGACGACCTCTACGCCGACCTCGTCGCGCACCCGCAGGTGCTCCGCGTGCTGTTCCTCTCCGGCGGGTACTCCCGCGACGAGGCCTGCGAGCGCCTGGGCCGCAACCACGGCTGCGTCGCGAGCTTCTCCCGCGCCCTCACCGAGGGGCTGCGCGCCGAGATGAGCCCGGAGGAGTTCGACGCCGCGCTCGGCGCGTCCATCGCGCAGATCGCGGCCGCGTCAGCGACCTGAGCCCAGCGGCCACCGGCGTGCGCGAGCGCCCCGGCGCGCACGAGCGCCGTGGGCGTGCCTAGCATCGGGGCGACGGGTGAGCGCGTACCCGCCGCCCCGACCCCCAGGAGCCCGCATGATCCCCGTCGGTGTCACCGCCATCCCCACGCAGGGCGCCGAGCTCGCCGCGCGGGTCGCGGCCTCGCTGCGCGAGGCGCTCGACCTGCGCGAGGAGCACGTCCGCGTCGAGGCCGGCATCTCCGCCCCGGAGCAGGTGGACCACCTCCGCATCGACCTCACGCACGCCGTCGTCGACCGCCACCACCTCACGGTGCGACCCTGGCGACCCCCGGCCCCCCGCGGCGGTGTCGCGGCCACGGTGACGTCCCTCGCCGTGACCGGCGCGCCGCTCGTGCTGTTCGGTGCGTCGGTCGCCGTCGACCTCGAGGCCGGGAACGTGCCCGCGCGCTGGGTCCACGACGAGCAGTCCCGCCTGTGGCTGGTCTTCACCGAGGAGATCTCGCCCGTCGGTCCCGCCCGCGGCCGTCTCGCCATCACCGGGGACGTCGCCGCGCTGACGGCCGCGGTCGAGCAGGTCGCCGGGGAGCTCGCCCGCAGCAAGGGCCTGACCCTGCGGGAGCTGAGCGTGGTGCCGCGGACCGTGGGGCCGGACCGCTGGCAGGTCGAGGTCCGCGCGACCGTCACCAAGGGCTTCGTCTCGAGCCGGGTCAGCGCCGATGCGCAGGTGCACCTCGACCCGGCCCTCGTCCTGCACGTCGAGCAGGTCGACGTCCGCGCGGGCGGGATGCTCGGGAAGATCGCCGAGGGACTCGCCGAGGGCTACCTGCGCCGCGTGCGGGGCCGGCGGATCCCGCTGGGCGCACGGCCCGTGGCCGGAGCCCGGCTGACCTCCCTCGACGTCGACCTCGACGGCCGCTTCCACCTCGCCGCGACGCTCGGCTGACGGCGGTGCCCCGGACCGCCCCCCTCGCGCGGGCTCGTGGGCTGGCCCGCTCGCTCCTCTGGTCGTACGGGACCGTGTGGCGCCGACGACGGATGGTGGCCTTCTACGCGGGCTTCCTCGCGCCGGGCGACCTCGCCTTCGACGTCGGCTCCCACGCCGGGAACCGGGTGCGGGCCTTCCGACGTGCCGGGGCCCGGGTGGTCGCCGTCGAGCCGCAGCCCGACCTGCTCGCGGTCCTGCGCACGCTCTACGGGCGCGACCGGGGGGTGCGGATCGAGCCGTGCGCACTCGCCGCCGAGCCGGGCGAGGGGGTCCTGCACCTTGCCACGCGGGCGCCGACCGTGTCCACCCTCGCGCCGGCCTGGATCCGCGACGTGCGCGCCGACCCGCGCTTCGCGGGCCTGCGGTGGGACCGCGAGGTGGTCGTTCCCCTGCGCACCCTCGACGAGCTCATCGCCCGCCACGGGGAGCCCCAGTTCTGCAAGATCGACGTCGAGGGCCACGAGCTGGAGGTCCTGCGCGGGCTGACGCGGGCCCTGCCGGCGCTGTCGTTCGAGTACATCCCGGTGGTGGCCGACCGGGCGGTGGCCTGCGTGGAGCGGCTGGCCCAGCTCGGGGAGTACCGGTTCGCGTCCTCCCCGGTGGAGACGTGGCGGTGGGCGACGCCGTGGCTGACGCCCGAGGACATGGTGCTCCGCCTTCGCGCCCTCTCCCCCGACGCCCGGCCCGGCGACGTCTACGCGGTGCGGTCGGACGTGACCCTGCACGGCTGAGCGGCGAGCGCCCCGGCGGTCGGTGCGAGCCGGCGCTCCCACTGTCGGCGGGCGTCCCGGCCGAAGGACCAGCTCAGCGCCACGAGCGCCACCACCGGTGCCGCCGTCGTCACCGCGGCCGGGACGAGGGGCGGCGCCCCGAGGACGACCAGGAGCACGACCACCTGCGCGACGCCGACGACCTTTCGGGCGAGCGAGGGCGGGACCGGCGCCCGGAGCCAGGGGGCCACCGCGGCCGCGGCGAGCTGGCCGTAGCGCATGAGTCCGATCGCCAGGACCCACCACCCGGCCGCACCGGTCACCACCACGGCGACGGCGAGCACGAGCACGAGCGCGGCGTCGGTCTCGGAGTCGAACCGCGCACCGAACGCGCTCGCCTCGCCCCGTCGCCGGGCGACCCGGCCGTCGACGCCGTCGAGCAGGAGCGCACCCGTGCCCGTGAGGAGCACGGCGAGGGAGAGGACGGCCGACGTGGCCGCCGCCTCCGCGGTCGACGGCCGCACCGACGCGGCCGCGGCCAGGGCGGGCAGCAGGGAGGCTATCCAGGTGACGAGCACCAGACGCACGAGGGTGACGACGTTCGCGGTGCCCAGCCCGGTGCACGGCACGGCCCGGTCGGTACCCACGGGGTCCGCGCCGACCGGGCCGGGTCCGCGCACGGCTTGGACGAGGACGGCGGCACCGACGAGGTACGCACCGGGCCCGACGAGTGCGCCCGGTCCGCCCGTGCCGGTCGCGAGCAGGACCAGCGGGACGGCCAGGCTCGCGAGCAGGCCCAGCGGCACGGCCACCGGTGTCCGCACGAGGTGCCGCGCGGCCGGGTGCCCGGTGCCGGCGGCCCCGCCGTTGGTCGTCATCCGGGGCCTCCTCGGCGAGTCGGACCGGCACGTCCCGGTGGGCCGAAACTAGACCACGCCGGGCCTCCGGGCCAGACCAGGACGCCGCGGGACGGCGGCTAACCCTCGAGCAGGCCGAGGTCCAGCGCGCGCAGCACGGCCCGGGTGCGGTCGCGCACCCCGAGCTTGACGAACACCGCGGACAGGTGGTTCTTCACGGTCCCGGCGGCGAGGTGGAGCGCCCCGGCGATCTCGGCGTTGGAGTAGCCCGCCGCGGCCAGGCGCAGCACGTCGAGCTCGCGCGGGGTGAGCGGCTCCGGACGCTCGAAGCCCTCGACCGCCCCGGGCCGGGCGGAGACCGCGCGGAAGAGGCGGTCGGTCAGCCCCGGCTGGAGGAGCGTCCCGCCGCCGGCGAGCACGCCGATGGCACCGACGAGCTGGTCGAGCGTGACGTCCTTGAGCAGGTAGCCGCGCGCGCCGGCGCGCAGGGCCCGCAGGACGAGCTCGTCGTCGTCGAAGGTCGTCAGCACGAGCACCGGGACCTCGGACCCGCGTGCGGCCAGCTCCTCGAGCGTCGAGATGCCGTCGCGGCGTGGCATACGCAGGTCCAGCAGGAGCACCTCGACGTCGACGCGCCCGACGAGCGCGAGCGCGTCATCGCCGTCCCGGCCCTCTCCGACGACCTCCACCTCGTCGCTCAATGCGAGGAGGCTGAGGATCCCCTGCCGGACGAGGGTCTGGTCGTCGACGACGGCGACCCGGGTCACGGTGGGGGCTCGGCTCGGGAGCCCGGCCGCCCTGCGGCGGCAGCACCTGACGCGGCCCCACCTGCGAGTCCTGACGTCGCGACACCACCCGCGGCGTGGTCCCCTGCCGCCGGCAGCCGGATCATCACTGTGAAGCCCTCGCCCGGCGCCGACGCGAACGACACCTCCCCGCCGAGCTCCTCCACCCGCTCACGCATCCCGGTCAGCCCGTTGCCGGGCACGATCCGGCGCGCCCCGGCGCCGTCGTCGTGCGCCCGGACCACGAGGCCGTCGACGTCGGAGACGACCGAGATCTCCAGCCGGCTCGCCGCCGCGTGACGCACCGTGTTCGTGAG
Coding sequences within it:
- a CDS encoding FkbM family methyltransferase is translated as MPRTAPLARARGLARSLLWSYGTVWRRRRMVAFYAGFLAPGDLAFDVGSHAGNRVRAFRRAGARVVAVEPQPDLLAVLRTLYGRDRGVRIEPCALAAEPGEGVLHLATRAPTVSTLAPAWIRDVRADPRFAGLRWDREVVVPLRTLDELIARHGEPQFCKIDVEGHELEVLRGLTRALPALSFEYIPVVADRAVACVERLAQLGEYRFASSPVETWRWATPWLTPEDMVLRLRALSPDARPGDVYAVRSDVTLHG
- a CDS encoding CDP-alcohol phosphatidyltransferase family protein, with protein sequence MTTNGGAAGTGHPAARHLVRTPVAVPLGLLASLAVPLVLLATGTGGPGALVGPGAYLVGAAVLVQAVRGPGPVGADPVGTDRAVPCTGLGTANVVTLVRLVLVTWIASLLPALAAAASVRPSTAEAAATSAVLSLAVLLTGTGALLLDGVDGRVARRRGEASAFGARFDSETDAALVLVLAVAVVVTGAAGWWVLAIGLMRYGQLAAAAVAPWLRAPVPPSLARKVVGVAQVVVLLVVLGAPPLVPAAVTTAAPVVALVALSWSFGRDARRQWERRLAPTAGALAAQPCRVTSDRTA
- a CDS encoding response regulator transcription factor; the encoded protein is MTRVAVVDDQTLVRQGILSLLALSDEVEVVGEGRDGDDALALVGRVDVEVLLLDLRMPRRDGISTLEELAARGSEVPVLVLTTFDDDELVLRALRAGARGYLLKDVTLDQLVGAIGVLAGGGTLLQPGLTDRLFRAVSARPGAVEGFERPEPLTPRELDVLRLAAAGYSNAEIAGALHLAAGTVKNHLSAVFVKLGVRDRTRAVLRALDLGLLEG